The genomic window AATTACAAACTGTGAAGAGCCTGCAAATATAAAAATATTCATTAACATTAATTGTAAGTAATCTATATTTTTTGTATTACAAATACTTCCTAATACAATACCATATGCAAATACACTCAAACTAATTGGTAAATTTGCTAAAAATCCGTTTTTCATATTATTTTTCATTTTTAAATTTTATAAAAAAATAAGAGTTGAGTATAGTACTAGGTTGCTAGAGAAAAAAGTTTTTGTATTCTCCTGGTGTTGTTCCTGTTAATTGTTTAAATTTTTTATTTAAATGACTTTGATCCGTGAATCCACATAAATATGCAATTTCACTTATGTTGGCATTTTTTCTCAAAAATTGTTTTGCCTTTTCAACTCTTCTTATCATCAAATATGTATGAGGAGAAACAAAGGTATGTTTTTTAAATAATCTAAGAAAATGGTATTTTGATATGTCAAATTCTTTTGCAAAGTCATCTAAAGTAAAGTTTTGACTGTAGTTGTCATTTATAAATTCTTTTGCATAGTTTACTAATTTGTAATGTGAGGGCAATACAATTTCATTTGAAACTTTTGTATTAATTTTTAAAACAGAACTTATTGCTTCGATTAGTTCACATTCCCAAGACAACTTTGAGAAGATAGAAGAGTCATATTTCATTAATGGGTATAGTTTTTGGTAAATGACTTCATTTGAAAATTGAAAATTTTTAAAAGAGAGTAGATTACTATTAAAATTCTCTTTTAATATATTATCCATTATATCGGTGGAAATATATAAGGAATGGTGTTTAAACCCTTCCTTTGATAATATGCCACAAGAGTGGATTTCCTCTGGATTTATAGTAATAATAGATGATTTGTCAAATTTATGGTTAAAGCCTCTTAAAAATGCACCCATATTACCTCTTTCTATTAAAGTAATAGTATATTCTTCATGAATGTGTTTTTCAAAAGAAAAATTGTTATAATCACCCTCATAAAGAAAAATTTCTTTTTCTTTATTTGGTTTTGTAAATTTTACATTATGTATTAAATTTGAAGTGTTACTCATAGGTAATATTATATCAATTATCGTATTTTATGTATTGTATGAGATTGCTAAAATAAAGAATTTTGAAAACTTTTGAGATTCTCACAAAAAAGCCTTGACAAATACTAAAAAACTTAATATAATTCCGTCCACTTTTTGTGAAACTTCAAAAATATTTTGTCGGGGCGTAGCGCAGTCTGGTTAGCGCACCTGGTTTGGGACCAGGGGGCCGGAGGTTCGAATCCTCTCGCCCCGACCACTTTATTTTTAACCTGTGGTAGGTATAGCTCAGTCGGTTAGAGCATCTGGTTGTGGTTCAGAGGGTCGTGGGTTCGAGCCCCATTACTTACCCCATTTTTTTATATTGTTGCTTCCATAGCTCAGCTGGATAGAGCAACGCCCTTCTAAGGCGTAGGCCGTACGTTCGAATCGTACTGGGAGTACCATTTTTTTTGGTTTAGATTACCAACTAGACATTTTTTCAAAAAAATTTATTGCGGATGTGGTGAAATTGGTAGACACGCCAGACTTAGGATCTGGTGCCTCACGGTGTGGAAGTTCGAGTCTTCTCATCCGCACCACTATTGAGCGGGAGTAGCTCAGTTGGCTAGAGCTTCTGCCTTCCAAGCAGACTGTCGCGAGTTCGAGTCTCGTCTCCCGCTCCATTTTAAAAGCCTTATATAAGAAGTTTACACTTTTTATATAAGGCTTTTTTTAGCTTTATTAATTAGTGCTTCCATAGCTCAGCTGGATAGAGCAACGCCCTTCTAAGGCGTAGGCCGTACGTTCGAATCGTACTGGGAGTACCACTTTTACTTATATTTTATAAAAATCTGATAACTCTATCATTCTATTCGTCGATTGAAGTTTATTTTCTAAATGTTCTGTATTTTCATTTGTTTCTGAACAATCATTATTTTCAAGTTCTTCTTTAAAAAAATTACTATAATTTCTTTGATTTAAAATATGTAAGTCACCTTCTGAGTATTTTAATAACAAATTATCTATTTCTATTGTTTTATCACCAGCAAAATATACTCTAATATTATTCATAAGTTTTAAAAATTCTTTTTTACCTAAATATGAAGTAATAAGAGTATCTACATTTTTACTTTTTAGCCAATCTATAACAGCTTGTCCATTTTTTTGTTCATTTTTTATAATCTCTATACCTTTATTGTTAATTAAAGCAAAATATTTAGCTTTTCCAAAAAGTGTAGAAATAGCACTATTTAATTTATTTGTTTTTACGGGTATTGCAATCATTTTATCTCCTTTGTTGCATTTAATATTGAGATTTTATATCCAAGATATATAACCACAGGCCAAAGACTTAACCATAATAATTCATTAATATATTCCATAATTTATACCTACTTTTAATAATTGTGAGAATCTTTTGATTCAATCTCTTCTTTTGTAATTTTTACTTTATCCATGCTATACCAAGCATAACTTATATAAGCTAATACAAATGGAACCATAAGTGAAACATAACTCATTGTCATTAACGTATAGAGGCTTCCTGAACTATTCATAATAGTTAAGCTACTTTGTAAATCACTTGTTGATGGATAATAAGAGGTATTATTTAATCCCACATTTAATAAAACAGCCATTACAGTAAGTACAATTCCAACTCCTCCTGTTTTTATACAACAAGTTTTTTTAAATGTAATAGTTACAAATACAGCAACTATAACCATTAAAACTCCAATTAAAAACATTCCTAAAACAATAGGCATATCAATAAAATTTTGAAGATATTTAAATCTTTCAATAATGATTAAACCACTTTTTTCAACAGCATATCCATCTTTAATAAGAATCCAGCCCATAAATCCTAAGAAAAATATTAAAAAGAAAATCATATTTATTTTGATTGAATTAACTGCTTTAATTCTTATTTTTTCATAATCAATATTATTTATAAAATATAAAGCACCACTAATTTTTGCCAAAAATACAAGAGCAAAACCTAAAAGATAATTATATGGATTAAGAAGTGCTTCTAATCCTCTCAGAGGATTTTGCCAATCTACAAAGTTGTTAGAATCAACTATAAATTCACTTCCACTAAAAAAGGTACTAATAGCAACTCCTAATAAAAATGTTCCAATATTTCCATTTATTTTTAAAAACATTTCAAATGTTTTTTGACCTAAAAAATTATTTGGTTTTGTTCTAAATTCATAACTTACAGCTTGGATAATAAAACAAAAAAGAATTGCTAACCAAACCCAATAAGCTCCCCCAAAACTTGTTGCATAGAATAAAGGAAAAGCAGCAAATAATCCACCACCAAATAGAACTAAAGTTGTAAACCCAAGTTCCCATTTTCTTCCAATACTATTTATTAACATTGTTTTTTCTGTTTCATTTTCACTTAATTTATCTATTAAAGTTTGTCCACCTTGAACAAACATAATAAATACAAAAAGACCACCAAGTAAAGATATTATAATCCACCAATATTGTTGAAGGCTTAAAAGTTCAAGTGATCCAAATCCCATTTAGTGCTCCTTACTTTCAGGCCCAAGACCTATTTGTTTTGTCATAATTTTTATTTCAGCAATTAGTAATACGGTAAAAAGTATTGCAAATACAAAAAAGCTAATCATTACATTGGTAGAAGCTATTTTTGTTGCTGCAATGCCTACTGGCATTAAATCTTGAATAGCCCAAGGCTGTCTTCCAACTTCTGCTACAATCCAACCAGCTTCACTTGCAATATATCCAAGAGGAATACTCCATAAGGCAGATTTTAGAATAATTGGATATTTCATAATATCTCTTTTTGTTAAAAAGAATAAGACAATTATAAAAAGTAAAGTAAACCACATTCCAAGAGCAACCATAATATGAAATGAATAAAAACTAATTGCAATTGGTGGAATTACATCTTCTTTGTTTTTAATGTGTCCGTAACCAAAATATTTCATATTTTCTTCAAGTAATACCTTTGATTCATTTTGTAATAGTTGATTATTGGAATCTTTTGCTTCTTTGTAATTTTCTAAAGAATTTATAGCAATTTTTCCTTTTTGCATTTTTTCTTCTGTACTAATTATTCCTTGTTCTTCATTCCCATAAACTAAATCTTTTATTCCCGGCACATAAGCATTAATATTGTGATAACTTAATAAAGATAAAGCATAAGGGATTGTGAACTCAAAAAGAAAAGCTTCTTCATTATTTGAAATTGTTTTTTTAGGATTTAATATTCCAAAGGCAACAATTCCTGCATCTTCTTTTCCCTCATATAAACCCTCAATCGCAGCTAGTTTCATAGGTTGTTTAAGTGCAACTTGATGTGCTGATTCATCTCCACTTAGGATTAGAAAAAATGAAGTTACAAGTCCAAAACTAGCTCCAATAATCATTGATTTTTTGGCAAATAGTATATCTCTGTCTTTCAATAAATACCAAGCACTAATACCAATTACAAATAATGAAGCTAAAACATAACCACTTCCAATAGTATGTAAAAACTTACTAATAGCAACTGGTGAGAATAAAACATCCCAAAAATTATTCATCTCATTTCTTACAGTATTTGGATTAAAAGTCATTCCTGTTGGGTATTGCATCCAACCATTTGCCACAAGTATCCATAAAGCTGATAGATTTGAACCAACTGCAACCAACCAAGTTGATAATAAATGAAAACCTTTACTTACTTTATTCCAGCCAAAAAACATAACAGCAAAAAAAGTACTTTCTAAAAAGAATGCAAAAATACCCTCAATTGCAAGTGGAGCTCCAAAAATATCCCCAACAAACCAAGAATAATTTGCCCAGTTTGTACCAAATTCAAACTCCATAATAAGACCAGTTGCTACTCCAATGGCAAAATTTATAGCAAATAAGCCCATCCAAAATTTTGTAGTTTTTTTCCAAAATTCATCATTTGTTTTTACATAAATAGTTTCCATAATAGCAACAATAAACCCAAGCCCAAGTGTTAATGGAACAAAAATCCAATGATACATGGCTGTTAGTGCAAATTGGGCACGGGACCAATCTACTAAATGCTCTTCCATTTTAAATTCCTTTTAATTTTCTTTGATTAGATTTTTATATACAAAATCAACTTTCTCTTCATATGTCTTATATTCAGATTTTAATGATTTATTGTCAATGAAAAGATTTATAAATATAAGTAAAACTAATAATTTTATAATGATAATTTTCCATAAAGTCTTACCTAGTCTCATATTCTTGAAACCATTAAGATAAAAATAATATACATTCTTAATTATTAACATATAATTTTTCCTTATTATAATTATAAAAGAAAGCATAACACTTTAGTAAATATAAGTCAATAAAAATCTAGGATTATTACAAAGAATGATAAAAAGTAAAGAGGAAAATTAAGGTAAAAAGATTTTATTTAAAAATAAAAAAAGCCCAGATAGAGAGAATCTATCTAGGCTTAGAAAAAGATTTGAAAGCTATTTAAATATCGATAAAAGGACACCAGCAGCAACCGCTGAACCAATTACTCCAGCCACATTAGGACCCATCGCATGCATTAATAAAATGTTCGATTTGTCATAAAGTTGACCTTCTTTACTTACAACCCTTGCTGCCATTGGCACAGCTGATACTCCTGCTGCTCCAATCAAAGGATTGATCTGATTATCTTTTGAACTAACTAAATTCATTAATTTAGCCATTATTACACCCATTGCAGTACCTGCACTAAATGCTAAAAGACCTATTGCCATAATCCCCATTGTCTCTGCAACTAAAAATTGCTCTGATGCTAGTTTTGAACCAACACCTAATCCTAAAAATATAGTTACTATATTGATTAATGCATTTTGCATTGTATCTGAAAGTCTATCAACAACTCCTGATTCTCTTGCAAAATTTCCAAGACATAACGCTCCAATAAGTGGTGCAGCATCTGGAAGTATTAAAATTGTTAATGTTAAAACAACTAAAGGAAATACTATTTTCTCTAATTTAGATACCTTTCTTGTTGCTGGCATCTTTATTTTTCTTTCTTTCATTGTTGTTAATACTCTCATAATTGGAGGTTGAATTAATGGTACTAATGCCATATATGAATATGCAGCAACAGCAATGGCTCCAAGTAATTCAGGTGCTAATTTAGAAGCAACAAATATAGACGTTGGTCCATCAGCTCCTCCAATAATTGAAATAGCTGCTGCTTGTTCTAGGGTAAAATTAATTCCTGGAACATATTGTGATAACAATACAGCACCAACAAGTGAACCAAATATACCAAATTGTGCAGCACCACCTAAAAGTGCAGTTTTTGGATTAGCTAATAATGGACCAAAATCTGTCATAGCTCCAACACCCATAAATATTAGTAATGGAAAAAATTGATTAGTAATACCCATACTATAAATAATTCCCAACATTCCGTCATGTCCTGCCATATTAGCAATTGGAATATTTGCTAATAATCCACCAAATCCAATTGGAAGTAATAATAATGGTTCAAACCCTTTTTTAATTGCTAAATAAAATAGTAAAAAACAGATTAAAATCATAATAACTCTTCCTGCACCTTGTGCAAATAGAGTCATATCTTTTCCATGAGAATCTTTTACACCAACTTGGGGTTGAAGCAATGCTTTAATCCCAGTTGTTGCGTAAAATGATTCTACTAATTCACCCATTGTTTTTGAATGGTATGGTTGTTTCTCTTGAGTACTTACTACATCTGTTCCTGCATTTGCAAAACTAGTTGTTGTAAAAAATGCGAATAAAAGAAATAAACCTACTAATATATTTTTTTTCATTAACTACTTTACAACATTAACCAATAATGGCTAATGTTTCTCCCTCATCAACAGCTTGTGTATTATTAACTAAAATTTTAGTAATAGTTCCAGCAACTGGTGCATTAATCTCTATTTCCATTTTCATAGCTTCTAAAATCATAATTTGTTGATCAGCTTCAACATAATCACCTTCTTTTACAAGAATCTTCCAAACTGCACCATTAACAGCAGCCAGAACAGGAGTTCCTCCACTTGTAGTAGCTGGAGTTGATACTGTATTATTTATTACATTAGTATTAGTAACAGGTGTTACTTGAATATCAGCATTACCCTCAGCAATTGTTACATTAAACTTTTGACCATCTACTACAACTGTATAGTTTCCACTTGCGTTATTCATCTTTTTCTCTCCTAGTTTACAATCTTTATTCTCTTCACAAACAGCATCAGTTTTTCTTACATTTAAAGGTGATTCACCTTTTAAGAAAGCAATTCCTTTTTCATCACAAGCAGCTGCGATAAAAATATTTTCTTCAGTTGTAGGAATACCTTCCATTTCTAATCTTTGTTTCCAAACAGAGATTTTTTTCTTTTCATCTCTATCTGCAATATCTAAAGGATTTTCACTAGTTGGTTGAAGTTTTAATTTAAGAGCTGCAAGTGCAATAATTTCAGGATCTGCAGGAACTGGAGTTTTACCAAAGTATCCTAATACCATTTTCCCATAACCAGGAGCTATTTGTTTCCAAGGTCCAAACATTACATTAGCATATGCTTGTTGCCAATAAAATTGAGAAACAGGAGTTACAGACGTACCATATCCACCACGTTCTACAACTTCTCTCATAGCTTTAATAACTTCAGGGAATTTATCTAAAGTTCCATTATCTCTCATCATTTGAGTATTAGCAGTTAATGCACCACCTGGCATAGGAGAAAAAGGAATTAAAGGAGAAACTTGAGTAGCTTCAGGGGGAATAAAGTAGTCTTTTAAACAATGATTTAATGTTTCTTGGTATTTTAGAATCTTTTCAATTTCTAAACCACCTAAATCATAGTTTTTACCTTTAACAGCATGAAGCATTGTAAGAATATCAGGTTGGCTAGTTCCACCAGAAACTGGCGAAGCAGCTAAATCAATCCCATCAGCACCAGCATCTAAAGCAGCTAAATAACAAGCAACTGAAACACCAGCAGTTTCATGGGTATGAAGTCTAATATGAGTATCAGTTCCAACTAGATTTCTAGCCATTTGAATTGTTTCATAGATTTTTTGAGGAGAAGAAGTTCCCGATGCATCTTTAAAACAGATTGAATCATAAGGAAGTCCACTATCAAGAATTTGTCTTAATGTTTTTTCATAGAAAGCAACATCATGAGCACCAAAGCAACCTGGAGGTAAATCCATTAAAGTGATTACTACTTCATGGTTCAAACCATATTTTTTAATACATTCAGCAGAATATTCAAGATTTTGAACATCATTTAAAGCATCAAAATTTCTGATTGTTGTTGTTCCATGTTTTGCGAACATTTTTGCATGTAAGTCGATTAGTTCTCTTGAACCCGTATCTAGCATAACTGTATTTATACCACGAGCCAAAGTTTGTAAGTTTGCATCTGGGCCAACGATTTGCCTAAATTTATCCATCATATCAAATGCATTTTCTTGAAGATAGAAGAATAAAGATTGGAATCTAGCTCCTCCACCAAACTCAAAGTGAGTTATTCCGGCTTCTTTTGCAGCAGCTACTGCTGGAAAGAAATCATTCATTAGAACTCTTCCACCAAAGACAGATTGAAATCCATCTCTAAAAGTTGTGTCCATGATATCTATATATTTTTTAGACATATATTTTAACCCTTTAGATTTTTATGATGTTGCACTGCTGCAACTATTGCGGCTATCTTTGCAGTTTCTACATTTGTATTATTCGCTTTTACTGGTGTTGTTACTACACTTACAATTTTTTCTTTTTGTGGAAAAAATCTTGTTAGTATTGCTCCTTGTGCTTTTAATACAAATATCATTATTGTTAGGAATGCAAATACTACACCCATCCCTAAAAACATGAATTTTATTGACTCTGCTACTAAGTTTATTTCCATAAGTAAACCCTTGTGTTTATTTAACGCTTGAATTTTAGGGAAATAATAAAAAAAGTTCTTCTTTTTAAGTGCTTAAAAAATTGTTTATTAATGCTAAATTTATAGTTTAAAAATGCTACAATCTAGTATGAAAAAAGAAACCTTACAAAAAAGAACAAAAATCGCAAACGATATTATGTACTATATATACACTCATATAGAGACAAATATTGATATTGAAGAACTAAGTATTGATTTAAATATAAGTAAATTTCATATGCATAGGATTTTTAAAGAGGCATTTGGGAAAAATATTTATGAAAGTATTAAATCAATAAGACTACAAAAAGCATCAAATTTACTTTTAACAAATAAATATTCAACAATTTCAAATATTGTTAATTTGTGTGGATATTCTTCTCAATCTTCTTTTATAAAAACATTTAAAGAACGTTTTGAAATGACTCCAAAAGATTGGAGAAATGGTGGATATAAAGAGTATTCAAATAAAATTTTACAACAATCACAAAGAGCTATGCAATCAAAAGCAAGTTTTAAAGATATGAAACCAACTATTGTAAAAATGCCAGCAATTGAGAGCTTTTATATTAGAAATAAAGGTTACAATGTAAATATTACAGAGACTTGGCAAAAACTCCAAACTTGGATTTTAACTAATAATATTACATCTTATAAAAGAATTGCACTTTTTCATGATAATCCAACAATTACACCTTTAAATGAGTGTCAATATATTGGGTGCATTGTAGTTGATGATAAAAAAAGTGTAAAAAGTGATAGACTACCAAATTTCAAAATTGCAGATGGAGTTTATGCAAAATTTGATTTAAAAGGAATAACGGGAGACGTTTTACCATTTATTCATTGGGTTTATCATGAATGGCTACCTCAAAGTGAATATGAAACTACAACAAAACCATCTTATGCAATTTACAATAAGATAGATTTTTTAGATGAGAGCAATGAATTTGATTTAAGCTTTTATGTCTCTATAAACTTTTGATTAATTAAAATTTACTATAATGGCAAAATTATAAATATAAAAGGTAAAAAATGATTTTATTTTCGCTAGCTATACTAGCTGGATTCGTAATTCTTGTTTGGAGTGCAGATAAGTTTGTTGATGGTGCCGCATCAACTGCAAAACATCTAGGAATGCCAAGTTTATTAATTGGTATTTTAATAGTAGGATTTGGAACAAGTGCTCCTGAAATG from Arcobacter venerupis includes these protein-coding regions:
- a CDS encoding AraC family transcriptional regulator; amino-acid sequence: MSNTSNLIHNVKFTKPNKEKEIFLYEGDYNNFSFEKHIHEEYTITLIERGNMGAFLRGFNHKFDKSSIITINPEEIHSCGILSKEGFKHHSLYISTDIMDNILKENFNSNLLSFKNFQFSNEVIYQKLYPLMKYDSSIFSKLSWECELIEAISSVLKINTKVSNEIVLPSHYKLVNYAKEFINDNYSQNFTLDDFAKEFDISKYHFLRLFKKHTFVSPHTYLMIRRVEKAKQFLRKNANISEIAYLCGFTDQSHLNKKFKQLTGTTPGEYKNFFL
- a CDS encoding NifB/NifX family molybdenum-iron cluster-binding protein → MIAIPVKTNKLNSAISTLFGKAKYFALINNKGIEIIKNEQKNGQAVIDWLKSKNVDTLITSYLGKKEFLKLMNNIRVYFAGDKTIEIDNLLLKYSEGDLHILNQRNYSNFFKEELENNDCSETNENTEHLENKLQSTNRMIELSDFYKI
- the cydB gene encoding cytochrome d ubiquinol oxidase subunit II translates to MGFGSLELLSLQQYWWIIISLLGGLFVFIMFVQGGQTLIDKLSENETEKTMLINSIGRKWELGFTTLVLFGGGLFAAFPLFYATSFGGAYWVWLAILFCFIIQAVSYEFRTKPNNFLGQKTFEMFLKINGNIGTFLLGVAISTFFSGSEFIVDSNNFVDWQNPLRGLEALLNPYNYLLGFALVFLAKISGALYFINNIDYEKIRIKAVNSIKINMIFFLIFFLGFMGWILIKDGYAVEKSGLIIIERFKYLQNFIDMPIVLGMFLIGVLMVIVAVFVTITFKKTCCIKTGGVGIVLTVMAVLLNVGLNNTSYYPSTSDLQSSLTIMNSSGSLYTLMTMSYVSLMVPFVLAYISYAWYSMDKVKITKEEIESKDSHNY
- a CDS encoding cytochrome ubiquinol oxidase subunit I — encoded protein: MEEHLVDWSRAQFALTAMYHWIFVPLTLGLGFIVAIMETIYVKTNDEFWKKTTKFWMGLFAINFAIGVATGLIMEFEFGTNWANYSWFVGDIFGAPLAIEGIFAFFLESTFFAVMFFGWNKVSKGFHLLSTWLVAVGSNLSALWILVANGWMQYPTGMTFNPNTVRNEMNNFWDVLFSPVAISKFLHTIGSGYVLASLFVIGISAWYLLKDRDILFAKKSMIIGASFGLVTSFFLILSGDESAHQVALKQPMKLAAIEGLYEGKEDAGIVAFGILNPKKTISNNEEAFLFEFTIPYALSLLSYHNINAYVPGIKDLVYGNEEQGIISTEEKMQKGKIAINSLENYKEAKDSNNQLLQNESKVLLEENMKYFGYGHIKNKEDVIPPIAISFYSFHIMVALGMWFTLLFIIVLFFLTKRDIMKYPIILKSALWSIPLGYIASEAGWIVAEVGRQPWAIQDLMPVGIAATKIASTNVMISFFVFAILFTVLLIAEIKIMTKQIGLGPESKEH
- a CDS encoding DUF4492 domain-containing protein — protein: MLIIKNVYYFYLNGFKNMRLGKTLWKIIIIKLLVLLIFINLFIDNKSLKSEYKTYEEKVDFVYKNLIKEN
- a CDS encoding sodium ion-translocating decarboxylase subunit beta, with product MKKNILVGLFLLFAFFTTTSFANAGTDVVSTQEKQPYHSKTMGELVESFYATTGIKALLQPQVGVKDSHGKDMTLFAQGAGRVIMILICFLLFYLAIKKGFEPLLLLPIGFGGLLANIPIANMAGHDGMLGIIYSMGITNQFFPLLIFMGVGAMTDFGPLLANPKTALLGGAAQFGIFGSLVGAVLLSQYVPGINFTLEQAAAISIIGGADGPTSIFVASKLAPELLGAIAVAAYSYMALVPLIQPPIMRVLTTMKERKIKMPATRKVSKLEKIVFPLVVLTLTILILPDAAPLIGALCLGNFARESGVVDRLSDTMQNALINIVTIFLGLGVGSKLASEQFLVAETMGIMAIGLLAFSAGTAMGVIMAKLMNLVSSKDNQINPLIGAAGVSAVPMAARVVSKEGQLYDKSNILLMHAMGPNVAGVIGSAVAAGVLLSIFK
- a CDS encoding biotin/lipoyl-containing protein, with protein sequence MSKKYIDIMDTTFRDGFQSVFGGRVLMNDFFPAVAAAKEAGITHFEFGGGARFQSLFFYLQENAFDMMDKFRQIVGPDANLQTLARGINTVMLDTGSRELIDLHAKMFAKHGTTTIRNFDALNDVQNLEYSAECIKKYGLNHEVVITLMDLPPGCFGAHDVAFYEKTLRQILDSGLPYDSICFKDASGTSSPQKIYETIQMARNLVGTDTHIRLHTHETAGVSVACYLAALDAGADGIDLAASPVSGGTSQPDILTMLHAVKGKNYDLGGLEIEKILKYQETLNHCLKDYFIPPEATQVSPLIPFSPMPGGALTANTQMMRDNGTLDKFPEVIKAMREVVERGGYGTSVTPVSQFYWQQAYANVMFGPWKQIAPGYGKMVLGYFGKTPVPADPEIIALAALKLKLQPTSENPLDIADRDEKKKISVWKQRLEMEGIPTTEENIFIAAACDEKGIAFLKGESPLNVRKTDAVCEENKDCKLGEKKMNNASGNYTVVVDGQKFNVTIAEGNADIQVTPVTNTNVINNTVSTPATTSGGTPVLAAVNGAVWKILVKEGDYVEADQQIMILEAMKMEIEINAPVAGTITKILVNNTQAVDEGETLAIIG
- a CDS encoding OadG family protein, yielding MEINLVAESIKFMFLGMGVVFAFLTIMIFVLKAQGAILTRFFPQKEKIVSVVTTPVKANNTNVETAKIAAIVAAVQHHKNLKG
- a CDS encoding AraC family transcriptional regulator; its protein translation is MKKETLQKRTKIANDIMYYIYTHIETNIDIEELSIDLNISKFHMHRIFKEAFGKNIYESIKSIRLQKASNLLLTNKYSTISNIVNLCGYSSQSSFIKTFKERFEMTPKDWRNGGYKEYSNKILQQSQRAMQSKASFKDMKPTIVKMPAIESFYIRNKGYNVNITETWQKLQTWILTNNITSYKRIALFHDNPTITPLNECQYIGCIVVDDKKSVKSDRLPNFKIADGVYAKFDLKGITGDVLPFIHWVYHEWLPQSEYETTTKPSYAIYNKIDFLDESNEFDLSFYVSINF